One Dioscorea cayenensis subsp. rotundata cultivar TDr96_F1 chromosome 17, TDr96_F1_v2_PseudoChromosome.rev07_lg8_w22 25.fasta, whole genome shotgun sequence DNA window includes the following coding sequences:
- the LOC120280212 gene encoding transcription factor HY5-like, which yields MQEPATSSLPSSSERSSSSGPQMDFREGMEGDEEEVRRVPEFGGEIPGTSATGQEADSLAEPDLAQTSTQTSQRKRGRSPADKEHKRLKRLLRNRVSAQQARERKKAYMNDLEAKVKDLETKNSELEERLSILQNENQMLRQILKNTTRQSEKN from the exons ATGCAAGAGCCAGCAACCAGTTCTCTTCCATCCAGCAGCGAGAGATCCTCCAGCTCTGGCCCCCAAATGGACTTCAGGGAAG GAATGGAGGGTGATGAGGAGGAAGTCCGACGAGTGCCAGAATTTGGTGGGGAGATACCAGGAACTTCAGCCACTGGCCAAGAAGCCGATTCACTCGCCGAACCGGATCTAGCCCAGACTTCAACCCAAACCAGCCAACGTAAAAGAGGGAGGAGCCCTGCAGACAAGGAGCACAAGCGCCTCAAAAG GTTGCTGAGAAACAGAGTGTCAGCTCAGCAGGCGAGGGAGAGGAAGAAGGCTTatatgaatgatttggaggCTAAAGTGAAGGATTTGGAAACAAAAAACTCTGAGCTGGAGGAGAGGTTGTCCATCCTCCAGAATGAAAACCAGATGCTCAGACAA ATATTGAAGAACACAACCCGTCAATCAGAGAAAAACTAG